Proteins from one Ranitomeya variabilis isolate aRanVar5 chromosome 1, aRanVar5.hap1, whole genome shotgun sequence genomic window:
- the LOC143782553 gene encoding uncharacterized protein LOC143782553 → MQLVVPFGSKDGRETHNQKPDYVQSHARVSSCLGRFWMTYLTRQEKEGRAFLNSFFLLIGERLEDGHLTGGGRMRPKKIGGKQKKPDRKVPYIVIPKHLSGGDTISDEYPVGGRLKFFYHQWENITSNQWILQLIKSGLRLDFFKLPQDNFVVTSLKAPEQQEALQLEILSLLAKNVLIEVPINQEGRGFYSSLFLVPKPDGTFRTIINLKRLNAFLVEHTFKMESIRSTIKLLFPRCFMAGLDLKDAYYHLPIHIEHQQYLRVAVVLQGRIRHFQFTAMPFGLSMAPRIFTKLMLEVMAHLRHQDTLIVPYLDDFLIIGNSASQCEKRLSNTVSSLQALGWIINFKKSRLLPETRQSFLGLVLDSLRGSHVKIRSDNTTVVAYLNRQGGTRSESLMCSAADIFDLAEPNFLSLTAVHIRGIENSRADFLSRHTLRQGEWTLNPRIFKNIVDIWGLPQIDLFATRSNRQVPMFASLNVADRPDLVDSLQYPWNYDLAYAFPPMMLIPLVIKKIREERSKVILIAPFWPKRPWFSCLRAMSVCDPWILPVTTDLLFQGPFYHPQVKGLHLTAWNLRGRY, encoded by the exons ATGCAGCTCGTCGTGCCCTTTGGCTCAAAGGATGGAAGGGAGACGCACAATCAAAAACCAGATTATGTTCAATCCCATGCCAGGGTGAGTTCTTGTTTGGGAAGGTTCTGGATGACCTACTTAACAAGGCAGGAGAAAGAAGGAAGGGCTTTCCTAAACAGTTTCTTCCTTCTTATAGGAGAGCGTTTAGAAGACGGCCATTTAACAGGAGGAGGCCGTATGAGGCCCAAAAAGATCGGTGGGAAACAAAAGAAACCAGACCGAAAGGTGCCTTATATAGTAATCCCGAAACATCTAAGCGGGGGAGATACCATCAGTGATGAATACCCAGTAGGGGGCAGACTGAAATTCTTTTATCATCAATGGGAAAATATAACCTCGAATCAATGGATCCTTCAGCTAATAAAATCTGGATTAAGATTAGATTTCTTTAAATTACCACAAGACAACTTTGTAGTAACATCTCTAAAAGCGCCGGAACAACAGGAAGCGCTTCAGTTAGAAATTCTGAGCCTTTTGGCAAAGAATGTTCTCATCGAAGTACCAATAAACCAGGAAGGGAGGGGGTTTTATTCCTCTTTATTTTTGGTTCCAAAACCTGATGGTACTTTTCGTACTATAATTAATCTAAAAAGACTAAATGCCTTTTTGGTTGAACAcacctttaagatggaatctataagatctaCTATAAAACTCTTGTTCCCTAGGTGCTTTATGGCAGGTCTGGATTTGAAGGATGCGTACTATCATCTTCCAATTCATATAGAACACCAACAATATCTCAGAGTTGCAGTAGTTCTACAAGGCCGGATCCGTCACTTTCAATTTACGGCCATGCCATTCGGCCTATCTATGGCGCCTCGGATCTTCACGAAActtatgctagaggtgatggcccaTCTACGTCATCAAGACACATTAATTGTACCCTATTTAGATGATTTCTTAATAATTGGTAATTCAGCATCTCAATGTGAAAAACGCTTGTCTAATACCGTTTCATCATTGCAGGCCTTAGGTTGGattataaacttcaaaaaatccagACTTCTTCCAGAAACTCGTCAGTCCTTCCTAGGACTAGTCTTGGACTCT CTTCGAGGTTCTCATGTCAAGATCCGGTCGGACAACACAACTGTCGTCGCGTATTTAAATCGGCAAGGCGGAACGCGATCGGAAAGTCTCATGTGTTCAGCGGCAGACATCTTCGATCTAGCAGAACCCAATTTTCTATCTCTCACGGCGGTCCACATCAGAGGTATAGAAAACTCaagggccgactttctaagtcgccacacgCTCCGCCAGGGAGAATGGACCCTCAATCCTCGCATATTCAAAAACATAGTGGACATTTGGGGTCTTCCGCAGATAGATTTATTTGCGACCAGGAGCAACAGGCAAGTACCAATGTTTGCATCCCTGAATGTGGCAGATCGTCCAGATCTAGTAGACTCGCTCCAGTATCCATGGAATTACGATCTAGCCTACGCCTTCCCACCAATGATGCTAATTCCTTTGGTGATCAAGAAAATAAGAGAAGAAAGATCAAAGGTGATtctgatagctccattttggccaaagaggccTTGGTTCTCCTGTCTTCGAGCGATGTCAGTTTGCGATCCGTGGATTCTGCCAGTGACTACAGACCTACTCTTTCAGGGTCCATTCTACCATCCACAAGTAAAGGGCCTCCACctcacggcgtggaacttgagaggcagatactAA